From Sodalis glossinidius str. 'morsitans', the proteins below share one genomic window:
- a CDS encoding Bcr/CflA family multidrug efflux MFS transporter, translated as MLMPLAIDMYLPALPIIATEYGVSAGSVQMTLSAYVLGFAIGQLFYGPMADCLGRKPVIMFGTFCFALAAAACALSQSVEMLIYMRLLHGLAAAAASVVINALMRDMFTKDDFSRMMSFVVLVMTVAPLLAPIIGGGLLVLLSWHAIFWTIGLAALVATGLVLVFIRETLPRERRQKFRLSTTIGNFGSLFRHKRVFSYMLASGFSFAGMFSFLSAGPFVYIDLNDVSPQNFGYYFALNVVFLFILTLINSRFVARFAAQSMFRLGLTIQFSTCLWMIVVLTLHLGFIPLVVGVALFVGCVAMVTSNGMAVILEDFPHMAGTASSLAGTLRFGVGAIIGALLSLSTFNSAWPMVLSMAICSSVALLLYLYASRPRKGKAAGRAGRLER; from the coding sequence ATGTTGATGCCACTGGCTATCGATATGTACCTGCCCGCGCTACCGATTATCGCGACGGAATACGGTGTGAGCGCCGGCAGCGTGCAGATGACGCTGAGCGCTTATGTCCTGGGTTTCGCCATTGGCCAGCTGTTTTACGGGCCGATGGCCGACTGTCTTGGTCGCAAGCCGGTTATCATGTTCGGGACCTTCTGCTTCGCGCTGGCCGCGGCCGCGTGCGCGCTGTCGCAATCCGTGGAGATGCTGATTTATATGCGCCTGCTGCACGGTCTGGCCGCCGCCGCCGCAAGCGTGGTGATCAATGCGCTGATGCGCGATATGTTCACTAAAGATGACTTCTCGCGCATGATGTCTTTCGTGGTGTTGGTGATGACCGTAGCGCCCTTACTGGCGCCGATCATCGGTGGCGGCCTGCTGGTTTTGTTAAGCTGGCATGCCATATTCTGGACCATCGGCCTGGCGGCGCTGGTCGCGACCGGACTGGTACTGGTGTTTATTCGCGAAACGCTGCCGCGCGAGCGGCGACAAAAGTTCCGTCTTAGCACCACCATCGGCAATTTCGGTTCGCTGTTTCGTCACAAACGCGTCTTTAGCTACATGTTGGCCAGCGGTTTCTCCTTTGCCGGCATGTTTTCGTTTCTCAGCGCCGGGCCGTTTGTCTATATCGACCTCAACGACGTATCGCCGCAGAACTTCGGCTATTATTTTGCGCTCAATGTCGTATTTTTGTTTATCCTGACGTTGATTAACAGCCGTTTTGTCGCGCGCTTCGCGGCGCAAAGCATGTTTCGGCTCGGTCTGACGATTCAATTTTCCACCTGTCTATGGATGATAGTGGTGCTGACGCTGCATTTAGGCTTCATTCCGCTGGTGGTGGGTGTCGCGCTGTTTGTGGGATGTGTTGCCATGGTGACCTCGAACGGGATGGCGGTGATCCTGGAAGATTTTCCGCATATGGCGGGTACAGCCTCGTCGCTGGCGGGTACGCTGCGTTTCGGCGTCGGCGCGATTATCGGCGCGCTATTGTCGCTGTCGACGTTTAACAGCGCCTGGCCGATGGTGCTGTCCATGGCCATTTGCAGCAGCGTTGCGCTGCTTTTGTATCTGTATGCCAGCCGTCCGCGCAAGGGCAAAGCCGCGGGCCGTGCCGGAAGACTCGAGCGCTAG
- the rsuA gene encoding 16S rRNA pseudouridine(516) synthase RsuA: MRLDKFLSQQLGVSRALVARELRAKRVTVDGEIIKQGAFQLRPEHQVRFDGNLLHQILTARYFMLNKPQGYVCSTDDPDHPTILYFIDEPVPDKLHAAGRLDIDTTGLVLLTDDGQWSYRLTSPRHHCEKDYLVTLEQPLAAEITAQFAAGILLRGEKLPTRPARLATLSPLKVRLTISEGRYHQVKRMFAAVGNRVVALHRERIGAIVLDAHLQPGEYRALTAGEVAGAGLLVN, translated from the coding sequence ATGCGACTGGACAAATTTCTCTCTCAACAGCTGGGCGTCAGCCGGGCCTTGGTGGCGCGCGAGCTGCGCGCCAAACGTGTCACCGTGGACGGCGAGATTATCAAACAAGGGGCGTTCCAACTGCGGCCCGAACATCAGGTGCGCTTTGACGGCAACCTCCTGCACCAGATTCTGACCGCGCGCTATTTCATGCTGAATAAGCCCCAAGGCTATGTGTGCTCAACGGACGACCCCGATCATCCCACGATCCTGTATTTCATCGACGAACCGGTACCGGACAAGCTTCATGCCGCCGGCCGGTTGGACATTGATACCACGGGTCTGGTGCTGTTGACCGATGACGGGCAATGGTCGTACCGGCTGACCTCGCCGCGCCATCACTGCGAAAAGGACTATTTAGTGACGCTGGAGCAGCCGTTGGCTGCGGAGATCACCGCGCAATTCGCCGCCGGCATCCTGCTGCGCGGCGAGAAATTGCCGACCCGTCCGGCCCGCCTGGCAACGCTTTCGCCCCTAAAGGTGCGTCTGACCATCAGCGAAGGCCGCTATCACCAGGTAAAACGTATGTTCGCCGCCGTCGGTAATCGGGTGGTGGCGCTGCATCGCGAGCGCATCGGCGCCATCGTGCTGGATGCGCATCTCCAGCCGGGAGAATACCGCGCGCTGACCGCCGGGGAAGTTGCCGGCGCGGGTCTGCTGGTAAATTAA